The proteins below are encoded in one region of Salvelinus namaycush isolate Seneca chromosome 32, SaNama_1.0, whole genome shotgun sequence:
- the si:dkey-56d12.4 gene encoding LOW QUALITY PROTEIN: uncharacterized protein si:dkey-56d12.4 (The sequence of the model RefSeq protein was modified relative to this genomic sequence to represent the inferred CDS: substituted 3 bases at 3 genomic stop codons), with protein sequence MSNFKIYITDQILITLMKLKLNLLQGDLAECFAVSREIVSRILSYWIDTMEEHMRIYIPWLPREPIQNTMPQCFKEKFPNTTXIINCSENTLQKAHNLDSRGESYSHYYSRNTLQYLVAISPCGLIMLISPADGGICSDKFITQNSGFLEYLRPGDEVMADRGFTIRVLLYERKVNLAFTQKGEQLSDEDVTSTRRIANVRIHVERVIRXLKVFTILSXTVPINLTHKMDKVLRICAALVNMQGEIIHEDAE encoded by the coding sequence ATGTCTAACTTCAAAATATATATCACTGATCAAATACTGATAACCTTGATGAAGCTGAAGCTGAATCTACTCCAGGGTGATCTTGCTGAATGCTTTGCTGTGTCCCGGGAAATAGTGAGCAGAATCCTTTCCTACTGGATTGACACAATGGAGGAGCACATGAGGATCTACATTCCATGGCTGCCGAGGGAGCCAATCCAGAACACAATGCCTCAGTGCTTCAAAGAGAAGTTCCCCAACACCACTTGAATCATCAATTGCTCCGAAAACACTCTTCAGAAAGCACACAATCTAGATTCCAGAGGGGAGTCATACAGCCACTATTATTCCAGAAATACTCTACAGTATTTGGTTGCCATTTCTCCATGTGGACTCATTATGTTAATTTCTCCTGCAGATGGAGGCATATGCAGTGACAAGTTCATCACCCAAAACTCTGGCTTCCTGGAATACCTTAGGCCTGGCGATGAAGTTATGGCAGACAGGGGCTTCACCATCCGAGTTCTGCTGTATGAGAGGAAGGTAAACCTTGCCTTCACCCAGAAAGGAGAGCAGCTGTCTGACGAGGATGTCACAAGCACGAGAAGGATAGCTAATGTACGTATACATGTTGAGAGAGTTATCAGATGACTCAAGGTGTTCACAATCCTCTCCTAGACTGTTCCCATCAACCTGACGCACAAAATGGACAAAGTCCTTAGAATCTGTGCAGCCCTTGTTAACATGCAAGGTGAGATCATCCATGAGGATGCCGAGTGA